The Malus sylvestris chromosome 14, drMalSylv7.2, whole genome shotgun sequence genome segment TGGTTCAGAATTCAGATTTCAAAGGAAGCttatacaaaattacaaatatgtacaaagCCACACAAGTTCTTTGATAACTCAGCAATTTATTAACCCTTTGTATCGAAATTTAAAGAATTGTGGATCCGAAAAATAGAACCATTTTATATTTGAAATAAACGGAGTATCCTTTCTTGATCTAGAGAGCTCAAACTACAATATGATGATAACAAAGTTGTCCTGAATTTTAGAATATCACTATAAAGAAAGTAACAGAAAAACAACACATGAGCCAGTTTTCGGCATATCGAATTAATTCTTGTTGAATACAATCCATAATATGAAATTTGGTAGGAAACATGTGCCTGAAGTCTATATGAATGAACTTACGTAAAAACCTTTGAAGAAATATATTTACGGTGGCTTTGTCTATGGAGGAGATAGCCTCGCACACCACGGCAGTGCACTGCAATGGAAATGGCCACCACCGTCAAGCTGTCCTAGTAACTGAAGCTGGAGAGTGATACTGTAATTTGAAAACGCGCCATTACGTTGTAAAAAGAAATTTATATCTTCTTCTAAAGCAGAAGCAATGTCACCTAGCTCAAGTCACACGACCGCTCGACTACTTAATCTTTTGATGCTTGGGTCGGTTGCAACCGGTCTTGGTATTTTAGGGGAGACTTTGGATTTGGTCCCTAATCACGAATACTCTTTAATTAAAACTTTAAttgtattcaatttttcatcaaagtcccttgactttgacAACCTCATAATATCAATATTAATATGTATATTTCTATAAGTTTGACATTTATGAAATTTATATTCCcatattgtgtgtgtatatatatgtggcATATAAATCCTAGATTTAAACtccctcattatattacaatgtAATAATATGAAATGGCTACAGtaaaaaattttcaaaattttttattgaataaatgaataaaaacaaTGTAATAATATGAAATCATAAAtagcaaaagaatgtatccatagtgttaaaaaattgtaaataagCTATATAGTAATGTACCCAAAAATTCATATGGATACATTATTTTGATTGAAATTTTATTATACCAAaatcttaaaataaaattttattaatttgaatactttaactgaaagacaaaatattaaattttagtaTTAATTTCTCCCTATAATCTTACAAAGATTGATAATTCGTCTTACAGTTATCagattttttagtttttcacaaaataaaatgttttattttatatttttaaaataagggTACATTTGAGGTTGAAAAAGGGGTATATTTAtagattttacattaaaaaattggGTTCATATTTTAGAAATTTCTTATACTAAATTAATAAGAGTACAAATGCAACGTTTCTAATactaaattaatatattttagaaatttaatttaattatgctaatatgtaaatattttattattgacatAATGACATTCATTATAAcctaaggaccttgataaaatattacaaagaaataagattttaatcaatgaaatatAAAACAGAGGGATGAGAACCTAACATTTCCTTATTTTAGTGTTTAtggttttgtattttatttatcCTCGTTTTTTTAAATGAATCTCAAACGCACACCGAAAAGAATTGTTAGGTGGTATAAATGTATTCTTAATTGTAGACCAAATTTAAatgttttcaattaatttgtACTAATTGTTGAGGTTTAATTCGACgatataaatttttgttttgttcttcttAACCAATCTCTGTTCAACAGCATCATGATACTACAAATCTCTaagaaattaatacaaaaaTTAAGCAAATTTACACAAGAAAACAGTATAGCTTAATTGTCTTTTTATCACCTAATAAAAAGCTCTCACACTCaaaactagcatatgggcataCACAAAGTGTgcgagaaattttttttatttttgtttttgaaatagaaggagagaggaagagagtgatagagaatgtgggagtgagaattttttttattttttatttttttaaattagatatatgttaggattacatgtaggtaaggttttgaaaataaaaaaaagcaaaatttggttgtgtgaaattacattatttcttattcatgttttgttttaattagaaggttaaactgataattttatagaattttagttgacaatgagtgttttattaattagtagagaagAGATAATGACAGCCGCAAGCACCAAATTAACACTTCAATTTTaaccaaataaaaagaaataatcgtGCACATAATAATGAAGAAAGTTAGAAAGAGCAAAAACCTGATGGTAGAGTTGAACCTGCAAGTCTGAGAGTTGAAAACCAAGCTCTGCAGGACAACGCCAAGGAGACCAGCTTGCTTTaatgtttaatgttgtttttagtATCGCTATTTCTTCTGAACAAATAACTTTGGTTAACCCCTCCAGTTGGTTTTTGCTTAAATGTTTAATCCTGTTCCCAGTATCGCTATTTATTCTGAACAAAGAACTTTGGTTAagtcttccaaaaaaaaaaaaagaactttggTTAACCCCCTCGAGttggttttcttcttcttctttttttccctttttccttttccttttccttttctttagttgcaattttggaattttttttcccctttttccttttccttttctttagtTACAATTTTGGAATTATTTGGCGTAAAATCCAAATATTTTGGATTCCTCCTCTTTTCTAAAGTTTTATACTTGGCGTCTTGTCTGGGAGAAGAGAAATTCTTGAACAGGGACTGTCCTCCGGTCCCTTTTGTGTGCCTTGGGCGGACACGTGTTGGGGCACGGAAGCCCTACTGAAGATTTTCACATGGCTGGGCCTTGTTAATCTCTTAATTTTAGACCTTAAACAACCATTAGACATTTGTCATGTAGTGAATAAACAATCCGTTGTTGCCTCATCCTTTTGGACATTAAAAAACCGAACAGGAAATTGCAGATTCCTTATTCTTATGCACTACTTGGTTCGTGTTTCACTTTGAGTTTCAAATATGCACTAGAAAGAGTGGACAATGTTTCAGACTTCTTTGGACTTGATATTTTATAGTCCAACTCAAAAAGAAATGGGAACCAGGGTTTCAATTTTGATCCGCGGAACGGTTGAACTAAAACTAATTGGCTTTAAGAATAGAGGGATTGAACAATTCATATTTCAGTTACTGTTGTTTCCTACATTTTCCATGTTCTCTGTAGTGTATATACTTGTACACTAAGGCCTTTATCTCTGTTTTTCTTCTGCAGAATTGATGCAGATCAGCAGAGATTGGATTTGAAGATGTAAATTTTAGCAGCCCTTACGATTCGATACTGCTGACAACTTTTCTTCTGGCCCTGTGGAACAGGAATAatgcaatattttttttccGGTTCTAAAGAGAGGAATTACTTGGCAACGCAGATAAGTGAGTGACAAGGCTGCCAAAGGTGCTTACATAATCTTGCCAAACAAATGCCAAAGGTGATTTACCTGTACAACTATTTAGATGATGCCTTCCATTTCATACCTTTTGTCTGGGCTATCATGTTCCCTAAATAATtgggtttatttttatttacttcTCTGTTCCGTTCTTTGTTGTCATATGAGATTTCTTATGACACTTAAGTAAAGTTTGATTTGGAAAATGTTAACAGTACTGAGGTGAAGAGACTCATAAACTCGTTAGTCCTCCTTTCTCTGCAGTCTCCACAGCTTGTTCGTGTTTTGGACTTTCAGTTTCGAATCCACCCAACACATCAagtatttctctttcttctttggttTCATATATTGTGTTCTCAAACTGTCTGCATTACTCATGTAACATAAAACCCAGATGCATAAATttctaaattatttattttgccAGTTGTCGTTACAATTTCGAGTGATAAGAAGTTGCATAGCCTGCTTCTATGGCCCAAGAAATTGAACAGTCTCTAATGGATAAGTTCCAGAATGGACTTGATGGGAAAGACAAAAGTATCTCTAAGATTCCAGGGTACAGCCAATTTCAAGAAATAAAATCTTTGCTTGAAGGCATTTTCAGCTCATCCTTGCATGATTCATCCATCAGAGACAAGCTTTACCACCTCAACAATGTTTTGACTGAGTGCCAGATGCTTTCGAGAAAACACGGTTTCAACTCTCCCAAGGAGCTACTCACCATAAACAGAATCAGAAGGGATTTAAACAAGAtcaggagggagctcaagtttATAAGGGATAATGGAAATACCGATCCACAACCTAATAATGGTCAAGCAAGCTCAACGGGTGGAGAGCTTTCGAGGTGGACTACTCGGTCAGTGGATGCATCCAAggtttatggatttgatgatgATGTGATTTTGATGAAGAAGTTGCTTTTACAGCAAGGAACTGATGATCGGTTCAGGGCAGTAGGCATTGTTGGTAGGGAAGGTATAGGAAAAACAACACTTTGCCAGCTCTTATTCAACGAACAAGAAGTGAAAAACACATTCCTTCCGAGGATCTGGGTGTGCATGGCCAGACACCCGGATGACAACGACAATGAGGCTCCGAAAATAGTAATTGTCAAAAGAATGTTGATGCACCTCGGAGTTGGAAAGGAGATGGTCAAGTCCGTTTGTGAGAAGCATGGCCTCGGGGGACTGCTGTATGCTCTTCGCCTGCAATTATTGGGCAAGAGGTATCTGATTGTGCTTGATCATGCCAGGGAGACGGACTCATGGTGTGGACAGCTGGATTCGTGTTTGACTCGTGATAAGGAATGGGATGACGGCCTTGCATTTGGACTCCCAAAAGGGCATGGGGGAAGAGTCATAGTCACAAGTCAGAATGAAGATATAACAAAAATGATGGTCGGGAAGGAAAATATACATCACCTTCTGCCCCTTTCGGATCATGAAAGCTGCTGGGCGATATTCAAAGACGCAGTTGAGGATAAACGGATTCCGTCCAGTCCCTTAAATTTGGAAGGTCTGACAGACAATGAAAGCTTCTGGGCGCTATTCAAGGACATTGTTGAGAATAATCGGATTCCATCCAGTCCTTCAAACTCGGAAGATGTGACAGATGATGAAGGCTTATGGGCGATATTCAAGGACGCTGTTGAGAATAATCTGACTCCAtccaaaccgtcaaacttggaAAATCTAACAAATAATGAAAGCTTCTGGGCGATATTCAAGGACGCTGTTAAGAATAATCGGATTTCAATTCCATCCGGTCCCTCAAACTTGGAACATCTGGCAGATAATGAAAGCTTCTGGGAGATATTCAAGGACGCTGTTAAGAATAATCAGATTCCATCCAGTCCCTCAAACTTGGAAGATCTGAAATTGGAAGTCAAAGAAAAATGTGGGGGCATTCCATTAGCATTAAGGATGATGGGACAGGCAACGCAAGAATCACTTAGATCATCCGTGGCACGAATCCTTAGGGGTTGGCAAGGGTGGGTTCGAACCCAATTCTTGGGGAGATCGGACTCatctaaaaataaaacaagtcgGGGTGGGACGAGTCCTAAATTAAACCAGACCTGATCTGGCCTGTTTGAAAGGTGGATGTCCACATTTTGGGCTCTATGTAATATGTTAATAGTTTAGTTCtcattgttgtaaatatgaaaaatcCTAAGCCTATATATAGGTCATCTAATAAGATGAATGAGACACTCTAATTTCTCCTCCaaatctctcttcttctctacaTTTTTCTATACTTTATTCATAACACGTTATTAacaggcttttgatacttgaatTTTTTGATTTATATGAGCTAGAATCATTGCAGGGTTTGGAGTTTTCTTTTGTGCTCAACCAATAGACTTGATGATGCTCTTAAGTTTGTCCTGGTATAATTTTTTGGGGTCTTTTGATATGGGTCCAATTTTATAAGCCTATTTTGAATGGAATCCACTTATATTACATAAGCATAAGTGAGGGCTAGTAAGTACAACAATCATCCATGTTAGCAATCAAAATGCACATAATTTACCAACAAAATTACAACAATTGCCATTAAATGGTTTAATAGGTCTCTTGCATATTAATCTCATTGTTTATTCAAAAGACCCCGTTTATTAGGTCTCTTGTAGATCAAAAGACCCCTTTATTCAAAACCTTATCCTCCTATCTTTCAAATTGGTTTGCGTCCGTATCCAGCGGAAACCCTTTTTTGAATCCTAAATCCATATGAAGCTATGAAAGTTATAAATTTTCTCCTAGTATATGATGAAAACAAAATAGGCGAATATCTGGTTCGGGTTTCTGGTATACCCGGAGAACAGGTATTGTATCTTCTCAGAAGATTTTAGCTTCATACATGGtaatctggtttttttttttttccaatatttTGGTTTGCTGATTTGGGCTTTGTTTTTGCAGTGTTCGTTACCTGGATAACAGGTATTACACTCCCTCGATTTCAATACCAGTATTTGATAATAGGTGCTACCGTATCTTTGCTCTAATTTTTGCAGGGTGCTGCTTATGCATGTGAAATGGGGGATGATGATTGGTTGAATTTGTTTCTCTAGTATTTTGGTATGCTGCTTTGGCCTTTTACTTTTGTGGTATTTGATACTTAGATTACAGGTACTATAGTTCATCTTTCATATTCTACAAGGATAGGTAGTTTATATTGTAAGCCAAATTGATAGGTAGGATAAAATTTAACATCTTATGGCTGCTTGTTACATATAGGTTTGATTTGGAAGGTTTAGTAATGATTTGTTTAAGTTTGGAAGGTTTAATTTTATCAATTTAAATTACCAATTATTTGGAACTTTAATAATTGGTAGTTTAAATTGATACGTAGTTTATTTTTTAGAGTTACTTTTAGAATAATTAGTTCATATTGTTAAATTAGTCTCTTTTTAACATTGCTTATATAAATATGATATGTAGTTTGTCTTGATATGTTATCATTTGGGCGTTATTTAGTATGTTTTGGAATAATCATGCTTATAGcagactttgtattacttgtagCCAAAGATGTTTTGcatggagagaaaaaaaaaaagaagcctgGAGTATAGGTCTAACCTTTTGAAGTTTTGTCGCATTATGGAAGAAATGAGACTTAGTGTGACAAATGCGCATCTTGAGTTAATGAATCGTACACCGTTTGGGAGATTGTTCAAAGCGTACCATGAGAATTTGATCATTGATGGTGTTTGCAGGAAATGTGATGCGAATATTGTGTCTATATTGAAGTGCTACGACCCTGTACAAAAAGCATTTGTGTTTGGTGGAATAACTGCAACAATAACTGCAAAAAATATAGCTGAAATTTCGGGTTGCCTGATGAAGGGGAAGAGATCAACCTGAATagtaggaaaagaaaaaatgcgTTTACAGGTTTTTATGAGAGATGTCTTGCAGAAGTCAAAGATATAAGTAAGAAGATATTGGAAGAAATGATTTTGAGAGTGGTTAAGTTGCATGGTAGCTGCATGAGGGTGATTTTGTGCGACatgtttgtttatatttttgctTGACACTGTTTTTCAATACGAGTGGAAATAATACTAGTTTGTACATGGTTGGGTACGTTGAGGATATTACCAAGATGAAGGATTATGCGTGGGTTGTGGCAGTAAAGAATTGGTTGTTGGGCACAATTGATAATATGGGAGAACGTTACAAAAGTGTAACTGGTTTTGTAATTGGATTATTGGTATGTTAATCtacattttatttcattttattctATCTGTGTTCAAATGAAATAACATATTAATATCTTGCTAATGCAGTTCTGATTTTGTGAGCGTATACTCATTTGATCAATCTAATCAGAGGAAGGGAAAATATGCCTCTTAAGGTTGTTAAATGAAATTTGTCGGAATTGTATGCAAAGATGGAAATTATGAAGATCCATGAGTTGGAGGTATGTTTATCCAACACAtccatttggtttaaaaatataaactaCCTACCATTGAAGAATATGACTTTTACATGATAATTAGTTGTAGAATGTGATTTTTACATCATAATTAGTTGTGCAAGTATACTATTTTTTGGCTACTGTGCTTCTATTCTAATATGTGTTGGCTCGTTTTTGGATTTCCCATTTTAATCTAATCCATGAGTGAGCTAGACTATGAGTTGGTTCATTTTTGGATTTCCCATGTTGGAGTAGGTATGTTATTTTTTGAACAGATTATGTAACTAAAGTCTTATGTActttaataaaattaaacatgGTGTGTTTATGTTACAAGAAGTTGTACATATAGGTGGGGGCAATCCAAAAACACctgaaacaaagaagaaaatcaTACAACTGCATTCACATGGTGGGGGGATAAATGTGGAGCCTCACAAAGTGTCAGATGAAGAATTTCTCCCAATGTTTGATATACTGCCATCAGAATTTATGGAAAACAACTTGGGAGAGCCTTCCAATAGTAAGGAGGACCTTAATGACTTGGAGAGAAAATTACAAGAGATGAGTCTTTTGGTGGAGGACTCCCGTTCAAAAATTATGAAGCTTACTATTGAAAACGAGaatatgaaggaggagctgaAATGTAAAGAAAATTACATAGTGAAAGACAAATCTCCATAACAAAACTCAATGATTTTGCGggagaaataaaaacaaaggaaGCCTTTGTTGATGCTAGATTACAAGTATGATGCTtgtgttaataaaaaaatggtaGTTCATATGGATAAAAATTGTGTTGGTTCACGGGCAATTCAAATGCATGAATATGGGAACACAAAAATAATGGCACCAGTGAAGACAATAGTTGTGCGTAGGCTACGAGTGGGCAAGTGTCTTCCAATACCGTACGCAGAGAAGTTGAAACAATTTCTAGATTTGAATGATGATAGGTAGTGTATAatttttcatccttatttttacatttttttacctGTTAGTTATCAAGTTGTTGATTATGTTGTttgaactatatatatatagggtttcAATGTGGAAAAGAGAGCATAGTGCAGTGATCCATGATGATATCCTCGCACTCTTGAATGAGGGAGGTGTTAGTCGACAggtatttgtaatttttataattatttgacTTAGATAGCAATGAATACAATTATATTTGAATGAGAGGTTTACAAATGATTCATAAGATGTTTTGGTTCTTTCTGTAGGTAGTTGATTCTTTTTTCGACATTTTGAATAACGACCAAATTGGGATTCCAAAAGATCAGCTAAAATATGGATCTATGCCGACATTTGCATGGGTGCCTAAATTTTAGTTCTTCAAACATTGTGGTTAATTTTCCTCCATTCTAGCTAGTTTAATACCGTCCAATGCTATTTAGTGATGAGTAGTATAATTATCAAATgttgatttttattattttttttctaatccatttttattaGTATATGTGGTAATTATAAACTAACCTGCCCTTGTAACACAGTAATCCATTTTTATTATGATCTTCTAGCATTAATCTAGAGAATCTTCTACCTGCCCTTGTAGAATATGATTTTTACATCATAATTAGTTGTACAGGTATATTACTTTTTGGCTATTGTGCTTCTAATCCGTGTTGGCTTGTAGGATATTGTGGATGAATCGAATTTTGCAGTGAGAATATATATTTATCTTGAACTTCTATTGAAGAAGGTGCGGGAGAACGACTATGTTTTCTTTCCGATTAAccatttcaaaggaatgcattGTACTTTGCTTGTGTTCAACAAACAAAGTGTATGATGGGAATATTACAACACATTACAAACCAAGTTGAATATGTATGTGGATCCTTATTTCGAAGAGGCTAAAAAATTGGTAAGTTGATAACTATGTAGTATACCTCTTATCCTTCGAATTTTATTTCACACACTAACTTTGTAATgtgtcctttttttatttttttatttttttgtagcaTGTGAAAATTTCTAACTACTTTAAGCACATGAAAGATAGTATTTCAAGAAAGCTCAATGAGAACTCTATTTGCAAACATATCATGAAAGGTGATAAGGTACATACATTGTTGTACACGTTTAGCCATGATGACAGAGAATTTCTCATGTGGCTGAGGCAAACTAATGTTGAGTATCCACTGAAAGCAAACATATCATGCTTACAACAATTTCCTAACATGTAAGTGTTAATTTCATCTATATTATGCCTATTTGTTGGTTTCTTGGTGATAGAATGTAATATTTAAGTTCActaccccttttttttttgttaaacagTTATGACTGTGGAGTTGTCTTTTCGGCAGAGGCAATGAAGAATATGAGAGCACATGTCCTTTGTAGATTCATAAATGAGGGAGGTGGTAGCTGGGAAAAGGAAGAGTAAGATAAAGATGTTATGCGAAATTTGAGTTTTTGTTTCATTTAAGtgtttcaatttaataaatgATGGGACTccaatccatccaaattcattTTTTGCTAGATAAGTTTGGATGTTATGTGAACTGAGATATGCTTTGTCATACctgttttttaatttcaattgaaAGGGGATATTCTTCATGTTTTCCTTTATTGATTGCACAATAAGATTTGTTTGTAATCTCAGATAATGTTATGTTGTCATTATCTGGAGATAGTTTGTCTAGTGTACTTTCAAATTGTACAAGGATATGTACTTTCGAAGTGTTGATAAAAATGGTTGTCGGTAATTTTCCTACATGTTAGGTAGTTTAAAACCGTCCCAAAAAGTAATATACCTATAGAACtaattgtgaattgaaaaatcatattCTACAAGGATAGGTAGTTTATTGTAAGCCAAATTGATAGGTAGGATAAAATTTAACATCTTATGGTTGCTTGTTACATATAGGTTTGATTTGGAAGGTTTAGTAATGATATCATAATAAATATTTAGTCTTCACAGATTGCATAAGCCACATGTAAGTAGATAAtggaaaaaagaagaatatgAGTAAACTAAAATGTCGAAGACTTATAGAAATTTGTAGTGAAATAATCTTCGACATAATCATATGGGTTACCTCCATCTTTCAAAATAGCAGCCAAAACATGTGCACAAGGGAACCCTTTAATTTGCCATTGATAACAAGAACAAGTATGACTTTGTAAGTCCACCATGACAGAATACTCATCTCTGACTTCAAAAATATGTTCACTTGAACCACACACATTCCAATGTCTTCCAACTTCAACCATTTTCATCATTTTGTCATCCATTGTTGGGCATATTGGTGAGGTCCATCTTTTGGCTTCACGTTGCCTATCAGAACTCATCTCCATCAACTTCACACGTATGTTATCAATCATTTGGTAAGTTGGCATCTTGCGTTCATCCAAAATCCAAGAATTGAAAGATTGTGCAATATTAGAGCAcatctcaccatatttttttcTCCTGAAGTAGGCATTGGACCAGTTTTCTTTAGGTGTGTTTTGCAAAAATTTCTGAATGATTGTACCACCATCCTTGATGAGAGTTTTCATTTCCTGATCGAACACAAGTTGGGATGGAGCATAACAACATTTTTGGAACAGGTTAGCAATGACTTTACCATAACCAGAACCCATATGCTTTGGATATTTACTTTGTATATTCAATTTCAAATGAAACATGCAGAATGCATGTGGTGCTTCTGGAAAAACGCTGGAAACAGCTTCAAGTAAACCTCTATTGCGGTCTGATATGAATGTAACTATACGACCTTGGGGAAGCAATATCTCTACTAAATTTTCCAGAAACCATGTCCAATTGTTTTCATTTTCAGAGTCCACAATGCCAAAAGCTAGCGGGGAAAACCCTGAGCCATGTGTTAAGgaagaagaacatgttagagaaAAATTTGTTAAGAATGAATACATAAGAACAAGTTATAATAAAGGATGGACACAACATgtataaagttataaaacaaTACTTTCTCATATATTACTGTTTGGGACCCTATTAAACTACCAAACATGgagcaaaattaacaaaatgatCAATTTTGTCAACAGTATGGATAAACATTTAAACTACCTATcaatgtggaaaaaaaaaattattagctTATAATAAGTAGATGTCTAAATCATACCTTGATTACCATATTTCCCAATGGCTACCAACAAATGACTTTATActtgttttttataaaagttCCATCGAGGCACAAGAAAGGTCTGCATAATTTGAACCTTTCAATACTAGCATTATATGAAATGAATAAACGCTCGGACCGACATGAACTATCATTATATTCAAGCTGGACATGGGAGCTTGGGTTGGTTGCTAGCATTGCTTTTGCATACCATAATAGTTGTCTGTATGACTGTATATCATCACCATGGACTGGTCTTACAACATCGATTGGTCTTACAATTGGATTGGTTCAAATCTCGTCAACAAGGACCGACGCCACAATTTTGGAACCTATCTTGATGCTTTTTTTATCACGAAACCTAGCTTTACATGTATGTACATTATTCAGACTTTTGATGTAGAATAACTTGCTAGGATGATTCAAAATGGCATGCACACACCAAACATAACCTTCATCATCTTTATTGAAGCATTCAGCAGTAACATGTTCACTATCATTTCTTACATAGACATACCTGAAACCCTTTTCAACTGCATACTTCATCAATCTTTGTCTAAACTCATTGACACCACCTGGAAATTCTTGACCAACATGGCTAATGTAGTTTCTCCAAGCATGGGACAAATATGTCTTCCCATGAGGAGTGGCAAACTTCCCTAAATCTGCACGATCATCTGAGGGGTTTAAGCCTTCATATGTAAAAATCTGCTTATCATGTAGGGAAGAAATAGGATCAAGTTGCTCAACTGGTTCAACCATGGAAACACTGACAGGAATAGATGCTATGTTTTCAGCACAACATGAAAATTTCATTACACTCGCATCCATGTCAGATTGCAGTAAACAAGATTGGTGTTCTCTTAGAGAATACTTCAACTCCATGACTTCAAGACTTAATCCCACAAATCGGGAACAAATTTGTTCAGCAATATCCTTGAAATTAGTATGATTAAATACTGGAATTAAAAGGGTCTTGCTCTCAAAAGTGCACTTCGCAATGATAGCTCCTTCCATAACTAG includes the following:
- the LOC126600705 gene encoding probable disease resistance protein At4g19060, producing MAQEIEQSLMDKFQNGLDGKDKSISKIPGYSQFQEIKSLLEGIFSSSLHDSSIRDKLYHLNNVLTECQMLSRKHGFNSPKELLTINRIRRDLNKIRRELKFIRDNGNTDPQPNNGQASSTGGELSRWTTRSVDASKVYGFDDDVILMKKLLLQQGTDDRFRAVGIVGREGIGKTTLCQLLFNEQEVKNTFLPRIWVCMARHPDDNDNEAPKIVIVKRMLMHLGVGKEMVKSVCEKHGLGGLLYALRLQLLGKRYLIVLDHARETDSWCGQLDSCLTRDKEWDDGLAFGLPKGHGGRVIVTSQNEDITKMMVGKENIHHLLPLSDHESCWAIFKDAVEDKRIPSSPLNLEGLTDNESFWALFKDIVENNRIPSSPSNSEDVTDDEGLWAIFKDAVENNLTPSKPSNLENLTNNESFWAIFKDAVKNNRISIPSGPSNLEHLADNESFWEIFKDAVKNNQIPSSPSNLEDLKLEVKEKCGGIPLALRMMGQATQESLRSSVARILRGWQGWVRTQFLGRSDSSKNKTSRGGTSPKLNQT
- the LOC126600706 gene encoding uncharacterized protein LOC126600706, with amino-acid sequence MEGAIIAKCTFESKTLLIPVFNHTNFKDIAEQICSRFVGLSLEVMELKYSLREHQSCLLQSDMDASVMKFSCCAENIASIPVSVSMVEPVEQLDPISSLHDKQIFTYEGLNPSDDRADLGKFATPHGKTYLSHAWRNYISHVGQEFPGGVNEFRQRLMKYAVEKGFRVFPASFWHCGL